One stretch of Paraburkholderia fungorum DNA includes these proteins:
- the ftsW gene encoding putative lipid II flippase FtsW yields the protein MSWSERFGSREATAGDAGGGARVSSGRTGGSGLASAVNGVRPLRSRMLDYDHSLLWVVVALLGLGVVMVYSASIAMPDSPKYSSYRDWAFLVRQIIFVTMGAVVGVVSFRIPISTWDKYAPKLFLISLVALVIVLIPHIGKGVNGARRWIPLGITNMQPSEIMKLAVTIYAANYTVRKQEYMHSFAKGFLPMAFAVGVVGALLLLEPDMGAFMVIAAIAMGVLFLGGVNGKLFGGLVATAVGTFSLLVWASPWRRERIFAYLDPWDDRYAQGKAYQLTHSLIAFGRGEWFGVGLGGSVEKLNYLPEAHTDFILAVIGEELGFVGVLVVILMFYWIVRRSFEIGRQALALDRTFAGLVAKGVGIWFGAQTFINMGVNLGLLPTKGLTLPLVSYGGSGILLNCVAVAVLMRVDYENRVLMRGGKV from the coding sequence ATGAGCTGGTCGGAACGTTTCGGTTCGCGCGAGGCAACCGCAGGCGATGCGGGCGGCGGCGCGCGCGTCTCGAGTGGCCGCACGGGCGGCAGCGGGCTGGCGAGCGCGGTCAACGGCGTGCGTCCGTTGCGCTCGCGGATGCTCGACTACGATCACTCGCTGCTGTGGGTGGTCGTCGCGCTGCTCGGCCTCGGCGTCGTGATGGTGTATTCGGCGTCGATCGCGATGCCCGATTCGCCGAAGTACTCGTCGTATCGTGATTGGGCGTTCCTCGTGCGCCAGATCATTTTCGTGACCATGGGCGCGGTGGTCGGCGTCGTGTCGTTCCGGATTCCGATTTCGACGTGGGACAAGTACGCACCCAAGCTGTTCCTGATCTCGCTCGTCGCGCTCGTGATCGTGCTGATCCCGCACATCGGCAAGGGCGTGAACGGCGCGCGTCGGTGGATTCCGCTCGGCATCACGAACATGCAGCCGTCGGAAATCATGAAGCTCGCCGTGACGATCTATGCGGCGAACTACACGGTGCGCAAGCAGGAATACATGCACAGCTTCGCCAAAGGCTTTCTGCCGATGGCGTTTGCCGTCGGCGTGGTCGGCGCGTTGCTGCTGCTTGAACCTGACATGGGCGCGTTCATGGTGATCGCAGCGATCGCGATGGGCGTGCTGTTCCTCGGCGGCGTGAACGGCAAGCTGTTCGGCGGGCTGGTGGCCACCGCAGTGGGCACGTTCAGCTTGCTGGTGTGGGCATCGCCGTGGCGTCGCGAGCGGATCTTCGCTTACCTCGATCCGTGGGACGACCGTTACGCGCAAGGCAAGGCCTATCAATTGACGCACTCGCTGATCGCATTCGGCCGCGGCGAGTGGTTCGGCGTGGGTCTCGGCGGCAGCGTCGAGAAGCTCAACTATCTGCCGGAAGCGCATACCGACTTCATCCTCGCGGTGATCGGCGAGGAACTCGGTTTTGTCGGCGTGCTGGTCGTGATCCTGATGTTCTACTGGATCGTGCGCCGTTCGTTCGAAATCGGCCGTCAGGCGCTCGCACTCGATCGCACGTTTGCGGGTCTGGTGGCGAAGGGCGTCGGCATCTGGTTCGGCGCGCAGACCTTCATCAACATGGGCGTGAACCTCGGTTTGTTGCCGACCAAAGGTCTCACGTTGCCGCTGGTGAGTTACGGCGGCTCGGGCATTTTGCTGAACTGCGTCGCGGTGGCGGTATTGATGCGCGTGGATTATGAAAATCGTGTGCTGATGCGTGGGGGGAAGGTATGA
- the murG gene encoding undecaprenyldiphospho-muramoylpentapeptide beta-N-acetylglucosaminyltransferase — protein sequence MTAVPQRTLMVMAGGTGGHVFPGLAVAHLMQAWGWKVVWLGNPAGMEATLVPKHGIPMEYVRFGGLRGKGMKTKLMLPLNLLRACTQSLSVLRRVKPDVVLGMGGYITFPAGLMTALSGRPLVLHEQNSIAGLANKVLAKVAKRVLVAFPNALPHGEWTGNPIREELARAIAPKARYAQRNGPLNVLVVGGSLGAAALNEVVPRAVAMLAPNERPRIVHQAGAKHIEALRENYAAAGLQTGADVELVPFIDDMTSAYAKADLVICRSGAMTVSEISAVGVAAFFVPFPYAVDDHQTTNAAFLADNGAALVVQQRDLSAEKLADWLRSQTRETLAEMAERSRSLAKPDATEQVAQICATVAGSISGASPEGKQ from the coding sequence ATGACCGCTGTGCCGCAACGCACGCTGATGGTGATGGCTGGTGGCACCGGGGGACATGTGTTCCCGGGGCTTGCGGTCGCTCATCTGATGCAGGCGTGGGGCTGGAAGGTCGTCTGGCTCGGCAACCCTGCCGGTATGGAAGCCACGCTGGTGCCGAAGCACGGCATTCCGATGGAGTACGTGCGTTTCGGCGGACTGCGCGGCAAGGGCATGAAGACCAAGCTGATGCTGCCGCTGAATCTGCTGCGTGCGTGTACGCAGAGCCTGTCGGTATTGCGTCGCGTGAAGCCGGATGTGGTGCTCGGCATGGGCGGCTACATCACGTTCCCGGCGGGTTTGATGACTGCGTTGAGCGGCCGTCCGCTGGTGCTGCATGAGCAGAATTCGATTGCAGGTCTCGCGAACAAGGTGCTCGCGAAAGTCGCGAAGCGCGTGCTGGTCGCGTTTCCGAATGCACTGCCGCACGGTGAATGGACCGGTAATCCGATTCGTGAGGAACTTGCGCGCGCGATTGCACCCAAAGCACGCTACGCGCAACGCAACGGTCCGCTAAATGTGCTCGTCGTGGGCGGCAGTCTCGGTGCGGCTGCACTGAACGAAGTGGTGCCGCGTGCCGTCGCCATGCTCGCGCCGAACGAACGTCCGCGCATCGTGCATCAGGCGGGCGCGAAGCATATTGAGGCGCTGCGCGAGAACTACGCGGCAGCGGGTTTGCAAACGGGCGCGGATGTTGAACTCGTGCCTTTCATCGACGACATGACGAGCGCGTACGCGAAGGCCGATCTGGTGATCTGCCGCTCGGGCGCGATGACGGTGTCGGAGATTTCGGCGGTGGGCGTGGCAGCGTTTTTCGTGCCGTTCCCGTATGCAGTAGACGATCATCAAACAACCAATGCAGCGTTCCTCGCCGACAACGGCGCGGCGCTGGTCGTGCAGCAACGTGACCTGTCGGCGGAAAAACTCGCTGACTGGTTGCGCAGCCAGACGCGAGAAACTCTCGCGGAGATGGCGGAGCGTTCGCGCTCGCTCGCGAAACCCGACGCCACGGAACAGGTGGCGCAGATTTGCGCCACCGTGGCGGGTTCGATTTCGGGCGCGAGCCCAGAAGGAAAGCAATGA
- the murC gene encoding UDP-N-acetylmuramate--L-alanine ligase — protein MKHIVKHIHFVGIGGVGMSGIAEVLVNLGYQVSGSDLSSNAITDRLAKLGARIAIGHAAENIEGANAVVVSTAVRSDNPEVLAARHRRIPIVPRAVMLAELMRLKQGIAIAGTHGKTTTTSLVASVLAAGGLDPTFVIGGRLISAGANARLGTGDFIVAEADESDASFLNLFPVIEVITNIDADHMDTYGHDFARLKQAFIEFTHRLPFYGIAVLCVDDPNVKEILPFVSKPIIRYGLAADAQVRAVNVKAQDGKMHFTALREDAAPLDIVLNLPGEHNVQNALAAIAIATELEVKDADIQRALADFNGVGRRFQRYGEVPVAAEGKATGAYTLVDDYGHHPVEMAATVAAARGAFPGRRLVLAFQPHRFTRTRDCFEDFVKVLSTVDALVLTEVYSAGEAPIVAADGRALARALRVAGKVEPVFVDTVDEVPDALAAVVRDGDVVITMGAGSIGGVPGRLAQETKV, from the coding sequence ATGAAACACATCGTCAAACATATTCATTTTGTCGGCATCGGCGGTGTCGGCATGAGCGGCATCGCGGAGGTGCTGGTCAATCTCGGCTATCAGGTGAGCGGCTCGGATCTGTCGAGCAACGCAATCACCGACCGTCTCGCGAAACTCGGCGCGCGGATCGCGATCGGTCACGCGGCGGAGAACATCGAAGGCGCGAACGCAGTGGTCGTTTCCACGGCAGTGCGTAGCGACAACCCGGAAGTGCTGGCCGCGCGTCATCGCCGCATTCCGATCGTGCCGCGCGCGGTGATGCTCGCGGAATTGATGCGCCTGAAGCAGGGCATCGCGATTGCCGGTACGCACGGCAAGACCACGACCACCTCGCTGGTAGCGAGCGTGCTGGCGGCGGGCGGCCTCGATCCGACCTTCGTGATCGGCGGCCGGTTGATCAGCGCGGGTGCGAATGCGCGGCTGGGCACGGGCGATTTCATCGTCGCCGAAGCAGACGAGTCGGACGCGTCGTTCCTGAACCTGTTCCCGGTGATCGAAGTCATCACGAACATCGACGCCGATCACATGGACACCTATGGCCACGACTTCGCGCGGCTCAAGCAGGCGTTCATCGAATTCACGCATCGTTTGCCGTTTTACGGCATCGCGGTGCTGTGCGTCGACGATCCGAACGTGAAGGAAATCCTGCCGTTCGTGTCGAAGCCGATCATCCGCTACGGTCTCGCAGCGGACGCGCAGGTGCGCGCGGTCAACGTGAAAGCGCAGGACGGCAAGATGCACTTCACCGCGCTGCGCGAAGACGCGGCGCCGCTCGACATCGTGTTGAATCTGCCGGGCGAGCACAACGTGCAGAACGCGCTGGCCGCCATCGCGATTGCGACTGAACTTGAAGTGAAAGATGCCGATATCCAGCGAGCGCTGGCGGATTTCAACGGTGTTGGCCGACGCTTCCAGCGTTACGGCGAAGTGCCGGTCGCGGCCGAAGGCAAAGCGACGGGCGCCTACACGCTGGTCGACGACTACGGTCATCACCCGGTCGAAATGGCGGCGACGGTCGCGGCGGCGCGCGGTGCATTCCCGGGGCGTCGTCTGGTGCTGGCGTTCCAGCCGCACCGCTTCACGCGCACGCGTGACTGCTTCGAAGATTTCGTGAAAGTGCTGTCGACCGTCGACGCTCTTGTGCTGACGGAAGTCTATTCGGCCGGCGAAGCGCCGATCGTCGCCGCTGACGGCCGCGCATTGGCGCGCGCGCTGCGGGTGGCGGGCAAGGTCGAGCCGGTATTTGTCGATACGGTGGATGAAGTGCCGGACGCGCTCGCAGCAGTGGTGCGCGACGGCGATGTGGTGATTACGATGGGCGCGGGTTCGATCGGCGGCGTGCCGGGTCGCCTCGCGCAGGAAACCAAGGTGTGA